In Nostoc sp. CENA543, a single genomic region encodes these proteins:
- a CDS encoding transposase, translating to MRKLTNSDKQEILKLYRETAETTSTLAERYDVSNSTISRLLKSTLAEDEYEYLVSLKRAARTPEGRAQVSYENVPVFVPPESEAPAPAPAKSREKPRLKTAEVEPPQPVEQPVVPETDEEEQPTQPVRRVRKRAVSGEEEKPKPKVPVVKQLEIPVVQPQEVVGISSSLLEDDKSDVTAIAQMLGEDLLDESEDLDDEEDLDDDLEDDEDYEEDEEEEYFEHPRPLVTRRRLGEAPVQVLPLSVAPLPKTCYLVIDRSSELITKPLKDFGDLGQIPSLETQQRTLPVFDNHRVAKRFSTKRDRVIKVPDSKMLHKARTHLQAKGITRLLIDGQVYSLSLV from the coding sequence GTGAGAAAACTAACAAATTCTGACAAACAAGAAATTCTCAAGCTATATCGAGAAACTGCTGAAACAACCTCAACTCTGGCAGAACGCTATGACGTGAGTAACTCCACCATTAGCCGCTTGCTCAAAAGTACCTTAGCAGAAGACGAGTATGAATACCTCGTTTCTTTAAAACGTGCAGCTAGGACTCCGGAAGGGAGAGCGCAAGTCAGTTACGAAAATGTACCTGTATTTGTGCCACCAGAGTCAGAAGCACCAGCACCAGCACCAGCGAAAAGTCGGGAGAAACCACGTTTAAAAACTGCGGAAGTTGAGCCACCCCAGCCGGTAGAACAGCCAGTAGTACCAGAAACAGACGAGGAAGAACAGCCAACTCAGCCTGTGAGACGAGTACGCAAACGTGCTGTTTCAGGTGAGGAGGAAAAGCCCAAACCCAAGGTACCTGTCGTCAAGCAGTTGGAAATTCCTGTGGTGCAGCCACAGGAAGTAGTTGGTATCTCTAGTTCTTTACTGGAGGATGACAAGTCTGATGTCACAGCTATTGCCCAAATGCTAGGGGAAGATTTGCTAGACGAATCGGAAGATTTAGACGATGAGGAAGATTTAGACGATGATTTAGAGGATGATGAAGACTACGAAGAAGACGAAGAAGAAGAGTATTTTGAACACCCCAGACCTCTTGTTACTAGACGGAGACTAGGGGAAGCACCAGTTCAAGTTTTACCTTTATCGGTAGCACCGTTACCCAAGACTTGCTATTTAGTCATTGATCGTTCCTCGGAATTAATTACTAAACCCCTCAAGGATTTTGGTGATTTAGGACAAATTCCCAGCCTGGAAACCCAGCAAAGAACTTTACCTGTGTTTGATAATCACCGTGTCGCCAAGCGATTTTCTACCAAGCGCGATCGCGTGATTAAAGTTCCTGATAGTAAAATGCTGCATAAGGCTCGCACTCATTTGCAAGCCAAAGGCATTACCAGACTATTAATTGATGGTCAAGTTTATTCTTTATCGCTGGTTTAA
- the purH gene encoding bifunctional phosphoribosylaminoimidazolecarboxamide formyltransferase/IMP cyclohydrolase, protein MARLALLSVSNKTGLIDLARSLVEEFEFDLISSGGTAQALKDAGIPVTKVSEYTGSPEILGGRVKTLHPRIHGGILARRDVPQDVTDLENNQIRPIDLVVVNLYPFEATIAKPGVTLSEAVEQIDIGGPAMLRASSKNFAHLTVLCDPGQYDEYLQELRQNNGEVSLEFRQKAALKGFLHTASYDQAIASYLSQQSQTSLPQQYTLNGKELQSLRYGENPHQPATWYQTGITASGWAAATKLQGKELSYNNLVDLEAARRIIAEFPDTPAATIIKHTNPCGTALGNTLVEAYQKAFNADSISAFGGIVALNRSIDAATATELTKTFLECVVAPDCDAEAQKILAKKSNVRVLTLADLSSGPKTLVKQIAGGFLVQTADDAIADTSKWQVVTDRQPTVDELEELLFAWKVCKHVKSNAIVLTSDRTTLGVGAGQMNRVGSTKIALEQAGDQAKGAILASDGFFPFDDSVRTAAAAGITAIVQPGGSLRDQDSIKAANELGLVMVLTGIRHFLH, encoded by the coding sequence ATGGCGCGTCTAGCACTGCTGAGTGTATCTAATAAAACTGGTTTAATTGACTTAGCCCGTAGCTTGGTAGAAGAATTTGAATTTGATTTAATCAGCAGTGGGGGAACAGCCCAAGCCCTCAAAGATGCGGGAATACCTGTAACGAAGGTTTCGGAATATACGGGTTCACCGGAAATTTTAGGGGGACGTGTAAAAACTCTCCATCCTCGGATTCATGGTGGTATTTTGGCCCGGCGGGATGTACCTCAAGATGTGACAGATTTGGAAAATAACCAAATTCGCCCGATTGATTTAGTAGTCGTGAATCTTTATCCCTTTGAGGCGACTATTGCTAAACCAGGGGTAACGTTATCTGAAGCTGTGGAACAAATTGATATTGGTGGCCCGGCGATGTTAAGAGCTTCATCAAAAAATTTCGCTCATCTGACAGTATTATGTGACCCAGGGCAGTACGATGAGTATTTGCAGGAATTACGGCAAAATAACGGCGAAGTTTCCCTAGAATTTCGTCAAAAAGCAGCTTTAAAAGGATTTTTGCATACAGCTAGTTATGATCAAGCGATCGCTTCCTACCTGTCTCAACAATCCCAAACTTCCCTCCCCCAACAATACACCCTCAACGGTAAAGAGTTACAATCTCTGCGTTACGGCGAAAACCCCCACCAACCTGCTACTTGGTATCAAACTGGTATAACTGCAAGTGGTTGGGCGGCGGCGACAAAATTGCAAGGAAAAGAACTCAGCTACAATAATTTGGTGGATTTAGAAGCCGCCCGTCGCATTATTGCTGAATTTCCTGATACACCAGCCGCTACCATCATCAAACATACCAATCCCTGCGGCACGGCGTTAGGTAATACCTTGGTGGAAGCTTATCAAAAGGCTTTTAATGCTGATTCTATCTCTGCTTTTGGTGGTATTGTCGCCCTCAATCGTTCCATTGATGCAGCTACCGCCACTGAATTAACTAAGACATTTCTAGAATGTGTAGTTGCACCTGATTGTGATGCAGAAGCCCAAAAAATTCTGGCGAAAAAATCCAATGTGCGGGTTTTGACTTTAGCAGATTTGAGTAGTGGCCCGAAAACTCTGGTAAAACAAATTGCGGGCGGTTTCTTGGTGCAGACTGCGGACGATGCGATCGCTGACACTAGTAAATGGCAAGTCGTCACTGACCGTCAACCCACTGTTGATGAACTAGAAGAATTGTTATTTGCGTGGAAAGTTTGCAAACACGTTAAATCTAATGCCATTGTCCTCACAAGCGATCGCACTACTCTTGGTGTCGGTGCTGGACAAATGAACCGCGTTGGTTCAACCAAAATCGCCCTCGAACAAGCCGGAGATCAAGCCAAAGGTGCGATTCTCGCCAGTGACGGATTTTTCCCCTTTGATGATTCTGTCAGAACAGCCGCCGCCGCAGGTATTACTGCGATCGTCCAACCAGGCGGAAGCTTGCGTGACCAAGATTCGATCAAAGCTGCTAATGAACTAGGTTTAGTCATGGTATTGACCGGTATCCGTCATTTTCTCCACTAA
- a CDS encoding DUF790 family protein — MLPTELLSHRLNGEEIIPKRLKIDTKNLELANELINCFQSALGKTQGELERQLLDLEGDATDYRVKRGLSYIIKSNFCTFEVVSPLEPPMLRERVFALAAKSPPSRESTQMTLVKIADELTQELEREILPQQVHDGLYADLVENRILTNFDTPTGVDLINRYNLSQVQGIFYKASKLILNAHRNVPGEYKLLFRYLKLFQLMAYIEGDADHGFTITVDGPTSLFTPSTRYGLAIAKLIPALLHVTKWSLAATLQTRDVYTDTWRTGRFTLNSECGLVSHYSKGKPYDSMLEASFADKWDAMKTDWVLEREVDLIPIPGSVMIPDFRLVHPDGREFLLEIVGYWRPEYLQKKFSQVRRSGCDNLILAISERLNLEKAGIKLDNVPARIIWFKDKLLPKSVLAVID, encoded by the coding sequence ATGCTACCTACAGAACTACTAAGCCATCGTCTAAACGGCGAAGAAATCATTCCCAAGAGACTGAAAATTGACACAAAAAATTTAGAGTTAGCTAACGAGTTAATCAATTGTTTTCAGTCGGCTTTGGGTAAGACTCAAGGTGAACTTGAGCGTCAACTTTTAGATTTAGAAGGTGATGCCACAGATTATCGAGTCAAGCGGGGTTTATCTTACATTATTAAAAGCAATTTTTGTACTTTTGAAGTGGTGAGTCCCCTAGAACCGCCAATGTTAAGAGAAAGGGTGTTTGCCTTGGCAGCGAAATCTCCACCGAGTCGAGAGTCAACTCAAATGACATTGGTGAAAATTGCCGATGAATTAACTCAAGAATTAGAACGGGAAATCTTACCGCAACAAGTCCATGATGGACTTTATGCTGACTTAGTTGAAAATAGAATCCTCACTAACTTTGACACACCTACAGGTGTAGATTTAATTAATAGATATAATTTATCGCAAGTGCAGGGGATATTTTATAAAGCCAGTAAATTAATATTAAATGCCCATCGCAATGTACCAGGAGAATATAAGCTGTTATTTCGCTATTTGAAATTGTTTCAATTAATGGCTTATATCGAAGGTGATGCCGACCACGGCTTTACCATTACCGTAGATGGCCCGACAAGTTTATTTACTCCTAGCACACGTTACGGGTTAGCGATCGCTAAATTAATTCCCGCCTTACTTCATGTTACCAAATGGAGTCTTGCTGCCACCTTACAAACCCGTGATGTTTACACAGATACTTGGCGGACTGGCAGATTTACCCTTAATTCTGAATGTGGTTTAGTTTCCCATTACTCCAAAGGTAAACCCTACGACAGTATGCTAGAAGCATCCTTCGCTGATAAATGGGATGCGATGAAAACTGATTGGGTTTTAGAGCGAGAAGTAGATTTAATTCCCATTCCTGGTAGTGTGATGATTCCCGATTTTCGCTTAGTGCATCCCGATGGGCGGGAATTTTTATTAGAAATAGTCGGATATTGGCGACCAGAATATTTACAAAAGAAATTTTCTCAAGTGCGACGTTCTGGGTGCGATAACTTGATTTTGGCAATTTCCGAAAGATTGAATTTAGAAAAAGCCGGAATTAAATTAGATAATGTGCCAGCGAGAATTATTTGGTTTAAAGATAAATTATTACCCAAGTCCGTGTTAGCAGTAATTGATTAA
- a CDS encoding Npun_F0813 family protein encodes MFILKRQDVEISSIQHPKKDQQVPILHYQGQTFRLISVFKAGQEEEARTLWRELTDHRGKACVLLEEPERFSVWGKVRLDQIGNDTGGHSKNSTLIQASILLLQAVHMDIEEFLGTKQVSLFEKDVAEFQKQQQFPETASIEAVKQLVSIDPLESDKLPPWKENHVVSFLQELHKLGKTYFGNANFANQVANHLQDMPEGERSLFISWLSQSSLNKLWQ; translated from the coding sequence ATGTTTATTTTGAAACGGCAGGATGTTGAAATATCAAGCATTCAGCACCCGAAAAAGGATCAGCAGGTGCCGATTCTCCATTATCAGGGGCAGACTTTTCGCTTGATTAGTGTATTCAAAGCGGGCCAAGAAGAAGAAGCTAGAACTTTGTGGCGAGAATTAACTGATCATCGTGGTAAAGCTTGCGTCTTACTGGAGGAACCAGAACGCTTTAGCGTTTGGGGTAAAGTACGCCTAGACCAAATTGGTAACGATACTGGTGGACACAGCAAAAACAGCACATTAATTCAGGCTAGCATTTTGCTACTACAAGCTGTTCACATGGATATAGAAGAATTTTTGGGTACAAAGCAAGTTTCATTATTTGAAAAAGATGTAGCTGAATTTCAGAAGCAGCAGCAGTTTCCTGAGACTGCTTCGATTGAAGCGGTGAAACAGTTAGTCTCAATTGATCCGTTGGAATCAGACAAGCTACCCCCCTGGAAAGAAAATCATGTAGTCAGCTTTTTACAAGAACTACATAAATTAGGGAAAACTTATTTTGGTAACGCCAACTTTGCCAATCAAGTAGCTAATCACCTACAGGATATGCCAGAAGGAGAGCGATCGCTGTTTATCTCGTGGCTGAGTCAGTCTTCCCTGAATAAGTTATGGCAGTAG
- a CDS encoding Rpn family recombination-promoting nuclease/putative transposase, with protein MRRDSIFYKLFQQSPTLLFQLLATPPTNADAYRFESVAVKEPKFEIDGVFLPPENQDTGVIYFCEVQFQKDEQLYERVFAESSLYFYRNHTKFSDWQAVIIYPSRNFEQSKIHPHRSLLNGEQVHRIYLDELGNIRQLPIWVALMVLTTVEESQAPEEARYLLSKTRQEVTEPASRAIIEMIITIMVYKFEQLSRIEVESMLGITLKETRVYREIKEEGREEGREEGREEATINLIIRLLTKRFGELSEEMHATITDLPLPSLEDLSEALLDFSSLADLQTWLDRK; from the coding sequence ATGCGGCGAGATTCCATTTTTTACAAACTGTTTCAACAATCTCCTACACTCTTGTTTCAACTACTAGCAACACCGCCAACTAATGCAGATGCTTACCGATTTGAATCTGTAGCTGTCAAAGAACCCAAATTTGAAATTGATGGGGTGTTTCTACCACCAGAAAACCAAGATACAGGAGTTATATATTTTTGTGAGGTACAATTTCAAAAAGACGAACAACTTTACGAAAGAGTCTTTGCAGAATCTTCACTCTACTTCTATCGCAACCATACAAAGTTTAGCGATTGGCAAGCAGTGATCATTTATCCCTCACGCAATTTTGAGCAAAGTAAAATTCATCCTCATCGTTCATTACTTAACGGTGAACAAGTACATAGAATCTATTTAGATGAATTAGGAAATATTCGCCAATTACCAATATGGGTAGCACTCATGGTGCTGACTACTGTAGAAGAAAGTCAAGCACCAGAAGAAGCCCGATACTTATTAAGCAAAACGCGTCAAGAAGTAACTGAGCCAGCAAGTCGCGCCATAATAGAGATGATTATTACAATTATGGTGTACAAGTTTGAACAATTGAGCAGAATAGAGGTTGAGTCAATGCTGGGAATTACACTTAAGGAAACAAGAGTTTATCGAGAAATCAAGGAAGAAGGAAGAGAGGAAGGGAGAGAGGAAGGAAGAGAAGAAGCAACAATCAATCTAATTATCCGACTGCTAACTAAGCGTTTTGGCGAACTGTCTGAAGAAATGCACGCCACAATTACTGATTTACCTTTGCCTAGTCTGGAAGATTTGAGTGAAGCACTACTAGATTTCAGCAGTTTAGCTGACTTACAGACTTGGTTGGATAGGAAATAG
- a CDS encoding toll/interleukin-1 receptor domain-containing protein, producing MSASKLVKVFYCCSNAERDEQLRQKLETHLKGLERERVINSWHPGMVSPGKEWEIESDRELNEADIILVLISSDFIYSDYHWEIVINKAMQRHRAGEARVIPILLRPVLDTWKLALDNLKALPEGERPITDWKPYDKAFLNIAQGIKAEVKKLTDPTFTIKQYSRQTGAVLIPILKTAGHAFIHIIGLKSSKTRRHRRNSKILDKTVIFIALCSVPILLFFWQPGIYKSFFLESIPHLESTEKVNSSGWIWLGIVKNRPGALSPGEPLVVQQKNIEEYPSIEPLIVPSPGTVVTVRQIVDLRQEKSLISEPIHRFQGGEELVILKVEPLKKASRNSAYIRLMAKVRCNHNCDKK from the coding sequence ATGTCAGCATCTAAACTTGTCAAAGTTTTTTACTGTTGCTCCAATGCGGAACGAGATGAACAACTGCGCCAGAAATTAGAAACTCATCTCAAAGGCTTGGAGAGGGAACGCGTGATCAATAGCTGGCATCCAGGTATGGTGAGTCCTGGCAAAGAATGGGAAATCGAGAGTGATAGAGAACTAAATGAGGCAGATATAATTTTGGTGCTAATTAGTTCCGATTTTATATATTCTGATTATCATTGGGAAATAGTGATCAACAAAGCTATGCAAAGGCATAGGGCTGGAGAAGCTCGCGTAATTCCTATTCTCCTCCGTCCCGTTCTTGATACTTGGAAACTTGCATTAGATAATCTCAAAGCTTTGCCAGAAGGTGAAAGACCTATCACTGATTGGAAACCATACGATAAAGCTTTTCTCAATATTGCTCAAGGTATCAAGGCAGAAGTCAAAAAACTCACCGATCCCACCTTCACTATAAAACAATATTCACGGCAAACTGGTGCAGTTCTAATACCGATTTTAAAAACTGCTGGTCATGCTTTTATACATATCATAGGACTTAAATCGTCAAAAACTCGTCGGCATCGCAGAAACAGTAAGATACTTGATAAAACAGTTATTTTCATTGCACTATGCAGTGTTCCTATACTTTTATTTTTTTGGCAACCAGGCATATATAAAAGTTTTTTCTTAGAATCTATTCCCCATCTAGAATCTACAGAAAAAGTTAATTCCTCTGGATGGATATGGTTAGGTATAGTTAAAAATCGTCCAGGTGCTTTGTCCCCTGGAGAACCGTTAGTTGTTCAACAAAAAAATATTGAAGAATACCCTAGTATTGAGCCTCTCATTGTCCCATCACCAGGAACCGTAGTAACGGTTAGACAAATTGTAGATTTAAGGCAAGAAAAATCTTTAATTTCAGAACCAATTCATAGATTTCAAGGTGGAGAGGAGTTAGTCATACTTAAAGTAGAGCCTTTAAAAAAGGCTAGTAGAAATTCAGCCTATATCCGATTGATGGCAAAAGTTCGTTGTAATCACAATTGTGACAAAAAATAG
- a CDS encoding serine/threonine-protein kinase — METLLENRYRVVQTLGSGGFGETFLAEDTQMPSNRRCVVKLLKPIHNNPQIYQLVQERFQREAAILEELGSYTDQIPTLYAYFQSNEQFYLIQEWIEGSTLTNKFYQQGVFSEESVQEILIHLLPVLEYVHSKHIIHRDIKPDNIILRHRDGKPVLIDFGAVRESMGTVVNSQGNPTSSIVIGTPGYMPSEQAAGRPMYSSDIYSLGMTAIYLLTGKQPHELETDSRTGEIIWRTHALNVSPTFADALDRAIAYHPRERFATAREMLEALQLGTVSLPPTVYQQPQPATTPYQQPQPPTTPYQQSQPPTTPYQQPPVVTVPPPATASNTVAVSPASSPSPEPVSKKNSSRGILLGSLIAGGLVSVSVLIGFALTRPNQSVTPSTISSSESTTNNNSTPSVEPTDTPATSNTTTTQQTTQTATTPDSNSSAVTNSPVTASTPETTEPVGSQPTNEELQAGNTSSANSQTSQVETQSPEQAVENYYAYINQGQYETAWNLLTPSFQNSNLHPNGYRSYSDWWQGQVESVSVDNVTLINSDTSTATVDTRLTFFMKSGQQTPAAIRFSLLRDAATNEWLINTAK; from the coding sequence ATGGAAACGCTATTAGAGAATCGCTATCGAGTAGTTCAAACTTTGGGTAGTGGTGGATTTGGGGAAACATTTTTAGCTGAAGATACCCAAATGCCATCTAACCGTCGTTGTGTAGTGAAATTGCTCAAACCAATACACAATAATCCTCAAATTTACCAACTCGTCCAAGAGCGATTTCAACGCGAGGCAGCTATTTTAGAAGAGTTAGGCAGCTATACAGACCAAATTCCTACTTTATATGCTTATTTTCAATCAAATGAGCAATTTTATTTGATTCAAGAGTGGATAGAAGGTAGCACATTAACCAATAAATTTTATCAACAAGGTGTGTTTAGTGAAGAGTCGGTTCAAGAAATTCTCATTCACTTACTACCTGTTTTAGAGTATGTCCACTCAAAACACATAATTCACCGCGATATTAAACCAGACAATATTATTTTGCGTCATCGAGATGGCAAACCTGTATTAATTGATTTCGGTGCAGTGCGGGAATCTATGGGTACAGTAGTTAATTCCCAAGGTAATCCTACCAGTTCGATTGTGATTGGTACACCAGGGTATATGCCGAGTGAACAAGCGGCAGGTAGACCCATGTATTCTAGTGATATTTATAGTTTGGGGATGACAGCAATTTATTTATTGACTGGGAAACAACCCCATGAATTAGAAACAGACTCCAGAACCGGGGAAATTATCTGGCGTACACACGCTTTGAATGTCAGTCCGACATTTGCAGATGCCCTTGATCGTGCGATCGCCTATCATCCCAGAGAACGGTTCGCCACCGCCAGGGAAATGTTAGAAGCCTTGCAATTAGGCACAGTTAGCTTACCCCCAACTGTCTATCAACAACCCCAACCTGCTACAACTCCCTATCAACAACCGCAACCACCAACAACTCCCTATCAACAATCACAACCACCAACAACTCCCTATCAACAACCGCCAGTAGTCACAGTTCCACCACCAGCTACAGCGTCTAATACCGTCGCTGTTAGCCCCGCATCTTCCCCCTCTCCCGAACCTGTCAGCAAAAAAAATAGCAGTCGGGGGATATTACTTGGTAGCTTAATTGCTGGTGGTTTAGTGAGTGTATCTGTATTAATTGGTTTTGCCTTAACTAGACCCAATCAATCAGTCACACCTTCAACAATCTCCTCTAGTGAATCTACTACTAACAACAACAGCACCCCCAGCGTAGAACCAACAGATACACCTGCAACTTCCAATACCACCACAACACAACAAACTACTCAAACCGCAACCACGCCAGACTCAAATTCTTCAGCCGTCACAAATTCACCTGTAACTGCATCCACTCCCGAAACCACAGAACCCGTTGGTTCACAACCCACCAATGAAGAATTGCAAGCAGGTAATACATCATCTGCCAATTCTCAAACATCACAAGTTGAAACACAGTCGCCAGAACAAGCAGTAGAGAATTATTATGCTTACATCAACCAGGGTCAATATGAAACAGCCTGGAATTTGTTAACTCCCAGTTTTCAAAATAGCAACCTGCACCCCAATGGCTATCGTTCTTATTCGGACTGGTGGCAAGGACAAGTAGAAAGTGTATCTGTTGATAACGTCACTTTAATAAATTCCGACACATCAACAGCAACAGTTGACACTCGTTTAACATTTTTCATGAAATCGGGACAACAAACACCTGCTGCTATTCGATTCTCTCTGTTAAGAGATGCAGCAACTAATGAATGGCTGATCAATACTGCTAAGTAA
- a CDS encoding YARHG domain-containing protein, with protein MTMQMLNDRYQVIQTLGAGGFGETYLAEDTYMPSKRRCVVKQLRPIQNNPQIYQLVQERFQREAAILEELGGKTGQIPALYAYFSADGQFYLVQEWIEGDTLTAKVRQQGLLSENTVREILLNVLPVLDYVHSQQIVHRDIKPDNIMVRYGDGKPVLIDFGAVRESMGTVVNSQGHATSSIVIGTPGYMPSEQAAGRPVYSSDLYSLGLTAVYLLTGMQPQNLETDSQTGEIIWRNYAQNISPVLASVIDRAIAYHPRDRFPSAKAMLEALQRETNSIPPTQPYSVPPVISHTAQPTTPVLPQASVTDNQQKNILIGSLVAGGLIGGSVILGFILTKPPQPSSEQPVVKETTSPVSQSLQTKVSKNVVPQTQSPSNTDTSQIVNSFTPPPENNQSNYLWLSERLVTDSDLNGKDGYTLDIMRNTIFARHGRRFDTPELQAYFNTQTWYQPIYSPREFPSKLLSRLEQQNVDYIKQYQDRYNLRHFK; from the coding sequence ATGACAATGCAAATGTTGAACGATCGCTATCAAGTGATACAGACATTAGGGGCTGGTGGGTTTGGTGAAACATATCTTGCAGAAGATACTTATATGCCTTCTAAACGTAGGTGTGTGGTTAAACAACTCAGGCCAATTCAAAATAATCCCCAAATTTATCAGTTAGTTCAAGAAAGATTCCAACGTGAAGCGGCAATTCTGGAAGAATTAGGCGGAAAAACTGGACAAATTCCGGCATTATATGCTTATTTTTCGGCAGATGGGCAATTTTATTTAGTACAGGAGTGGATTGAGGGGGATACACTCACAGCTAAAGTTAGACAACAAGGGTTATTAAGTGAGAATACAGTCCGGGAAATATTGCTGAATGTGTTACCTGTTCTGGATTACGTCCACTCTCAGCAAATTGTCCATCGTGATATTAAGCCAGATAATATCATGGTGCGTTATGGGGATGGTAAACCTGTATTGATTGACTTTGGTGCAGTCCGGGAATCAATGGGGACAGTAGTTAATTCCCAAGGTCATGCTACTAGTTCGATTGTGATTGGTACGCCTGGATATATGCCCAGCGAACAAGCCGCAGGTAGACCTGTTTATTCTAGTGATTTGTATAGTTTGGGGTTGACTGCTGTTTATTTGTTGACGGGTATGCAGCCACAAAACTTAGAGACGGACTCACAAACAGGTGAAATTATTTGGCGTAACTATGCCCAAAATATTAGTCCGGTTTTGGCTAGTGTAATTGATCGGGCGATCGCTTATCATCCTCGCGATCGCTTCCCCTCAGCAAAAGCCATGTTGGAGGCTTTGCAAAGGGAAACTAACTCCATACCACCCACACAGCCGTACTCTGTCCCGCCTGTCATCTCTCACACAGCACAACCCACTACTCCCGTACTTCCCCAAGCTAGTGTTACAGATAATCAGCAAAAAAATATATTAATTGGCAGTTTAGTAGCTGGTGGTTTGATTGGTGGTTCGGTGATTCTTGGGTTTATATTGACAAAACCGCCGCAACCGTCCTCAGAACAGCCAGTAGTCAAAGAAACTACTTCCCCTGTTTCCCAATCTTTACAAACCAAAGTATCTAAGAATGTAGTTCCCCAAACTCAATCTCCATCAAATACAGATACTTCTCAGATTGTCAATTCTTTTACACCACCACCGGAAAATAATCAGAGTAATTATCTCTGGCTTTCTGAACGACTTGTCACCGATTCTGATTTAAATGGTAAAGACGGTTACACACTAGATATTATGCGAAATACAATTTTCGCTCGTCACGGACGCAGATTTGATACTCCTGAATTACAAGCATATTTTAATACTCAAACCTGGTATCAACCCATATATTCACCGAGAGAATTTCCCTCAAAATTACTCAGCAGATTAGAGCAGCAGAATGTAGATTACATTAAACAATATCAAGACCGTTATAATTTGAGACATTTTAAGTAA
- a CDS encoding GIY-YIG nuclease family protein: MNNENQLPSLISLPYISYIDDQGDLPENVQGKIGVYAIFNEDKILQFIGYSRDIYLSLRQHLVRQPQKCYWVKIHTIERPNRTILENIEQTWIAENGGLPVGNGEQKATWTQPIDVKTVMTPEEQENYQNPVHDEVKQMNILKNIARRVEAEIIAALELRGLKTQIRFNPKLKENGLLDVK, translated from the coding sequence ATGAATAACGAAAATCAGCTTCCATCTTTAATATCATTGCCATATATTTCTTACATTGATGATCAAGGTGATTTACCTGAAAATGTACAGGGAAAAATAGGGGTTTATGCCATTTTTAATGAAGATAAAATATTGCAATTTATTGGTTACTCCCGCGATATATATTTAAGTTTAAGACAGCATTTAGTCCGTCAACCCCAAAAATGTTATTGGGTGAAAATACATACGATTGAGCGTCCTAATCGCACTATCTTAGAAAACATTGAGCAAACGTGGATAGCGGAAAATGGTGGTCTTCCCGTGGGTAACGGAGAACAAAAAGCAACATGGACACAACCTATTGATGTTAAAACAGTAATGACTCCAGAAGAGCAGGAAAATTATCAAAATCCTGTACATGATGAAGTCAAGCAAATGAATATCCTGAAAAACATCGCCAGAAGAGTAGAAGCTGAAATTATAGCAGCTTTAGAATTGCGTGGATTAAAGACACAAATTCGATTCAATCCTAAGTTAAAAGAAAATGGATTATTAGATGTGAAGTGA